The sequence below is a genomic window from Brooklawnia cerclae.
GAGGCTCACTCCGACCAAGCGCGTCGGGCGTGAAGCGGGGTCGTTCTCGAGACCCACACGGCCCCGAGACCGGTGAGCCCGATGACGGCTGAGATGAGCACGATGTAGAACGCGACCGACCAGTAGCCTTCCGGGGCGAGATTCGGGTCGAGGAACGGATACGGGTACCAGTAGGCGCGTTGCTGTACGACGTCGTGGACGAGCGGCCCGCGGATGAGCGTGTAGATGGCCCAGGCCACGGGGAACACGATGACGAGCCAGGTGCTTCGCCAGCGCAGCCGTGCGCGGCCGGGAGCGAACAGCCAGTCGAGCAGCATCCACACCGGTCCGACGACATGCAGGACCTCGTTCGACCATCCGAGCGTCGTACCCTGAGGGAGCGCGATGCCGCGCAGCAGCAGGTTGTAGACGACGCCCGTAGTCACCATGTACGTCACTACACAGAGCCTGAACCTGAGGAACCAGGGCGGATCCTCGTCTCGTCGCATCAGCAGCAGGACCGCTCCGGCGACGAGCACTCCGACGGCAAGAATGTTCGATTCGATCGTGAAGAAGCTGAAGAAACTAACGAGTTGGATCGTCGGATCGCTGATCCCGACAACGTCGCGCCAATAGCCGAGACTCGTCAGGAGTTGCCCGAGGATCGCAGCGACGATTCCGGCCGCGACCGCGAGCCGCAAGACCACGACGGCGATACGCATGCGACGAGTGTAACTGCGGGTCCGGCTTTACTACGGAACTCTCGTGTTCCTCGCTGAGCCTGTGGCTCGTTTCGACAGGCTCAACGGGCGTTTGTGGTCCCTGAGCTTGTGGCTCGTTTCGACAGGCTCAACGGGCGTTGGTGGTCCCTGAGTCTGTGGTTCGTTTCGACAGGCTCAGCGGGCGTTGGTGGTCCCTGAGCTTGTCGAAGGGACGGGTTGGTTTCGACAGGCTCAGCGGGCGTTTGTGGTCCCTGAGCTTGTCGAAGGGACGGGTTCGTTTCGACAAGCTCAACGGGCGTCGGCAGCAGGCCGCGGCTCCTGAGAGCGGCTGCCGCGCGTCCCTACGGCGTGCCTTGTGAAGCCTGGTCTTCGGAGGCTCGTGCAGTGGCTGCCGCCTCAGCGAGCAGGATCGCGCGCACCGGATCGGCCGTGTCGTCGGGACGCATCGGCCCGCCTGTTCCGCGGCGGCGCCCCGTTCCCGGGGTTCCGCGCCGGGCGAGCCAGCGGGCGAACCATGACAGCGACAGGTTGATCGTCAGGTAGATGGCCAGCGTGACGAAGAACAACGAGAACAGGTAGCGGTTGCCGTAGTACGCGCTCAAGTTGTTCATGGTCGTGCGGATGAGCTCGTTGTAGCCCACG
It includes:
- a CDS encoding Pr6Pr family membrane protein codes for the protein MRIAVVVLRLAVAAGIVAAILGQLLTSLGYWRDVVGISDPTIQLVSFFSFFTIESNILAVGVLVAGAVLLLMRRDEDPPWFLRFRLCVVTYMVTTGVVYNLLLRGIALPQGTTLGWSNEVLHVVGPVWMLLDWLFAPGRARLRWRSTWLVIVFPVAWAIYTLIRGPLVHDVVQQRAYWYPYPFLDPNLAPEGYWSVAFYIVLISAVIGLTGLGAVWVSRTTPLHARRAWSE